GAAACCATTAACGGGCAACGAGTAACCAGTAACCAGCAACCAGATACGAAAGGAGGATGTCATGGGAAAACGATTGGGAATGTTTCTCACAGTGGTCCTGATTATCAGCCTGGGTGTAGCCGGCCTGACAGGGTTTGCGTCTGCAAAGGAGGTCGCCTACCTGAGCCTGGCCGATTACACAGGTCCGATTGCCGGACTGAATGTCCCGGCTGATATGGGACTCGAGGATTTTATCAAAGAGGTCAACGCCAAGGGCGGGGTTGACGGGGTGACCATCAAGTTCATCGGCATCGACACCCGATACGATGTGGCACGGGCCGTGTCTGCCTATAAACGGTACCGGAGGACCCCCCGGCTCCTCATGGTCAACTCCATCAGCACCGGCATCGGCAAGGCCGTGGCCCGACTTATCGAACGGGACAAGAGGGCCCAGTTAGTCCCGGGAGACGGGGAGTTTCAGGCCCATATCGGCCGGACATTCCTCTGGGGACCCGCCTATCAGGACGCCTTTGCCGCCACCCTGGACTGGATACTGGACGACTGGAAGAAAAAGGGGAAGTCAGGCCCCCCTGTGGTAGGATACATCAGCTGGGACAACCCCTTTGGACGGGAGCACCTCAGAGGCGGCAAAGAATATGCGGAACAAATCGGCATCAAGTTGCTTCCGCCCGAGTTCTTCCCCCCCGGCACCCTCAAACATGATGTCTATCTGACCCGGCTGGCCAATGCGGGCGCCAACTACATCCACACCGGAGGGGTCGATCCCACGCCCACCAATGTCATCCGGGACGGGTTCGGCCTGGGCCTGACAAAGACCATCCAGTTTACCACCGATTACTGGGGACCGACCGCACTGGGCATAGGGGTTCATGCCGAGGCCCTGGAAGGGACGGTGATCACCTCATTCTTCCAGCGGGGGGAGGACGCCAGGAACAATGCTTTTGTCACGGATCAATGGAAAAAATACAGGGGCTCAATGGACAAGTTCAATGAAGTGTATGGGATGGGGATGTCCTGGGGCATGACCTATGTGGCGGGCCTGGAAAAGGCCCTGAAGGCGGCAGGATACGACAAACTCGAGGCCGACGACATGTACAAGGCCTACCAAAAACTGACCGGAATGGAAAAGAATGGCATCCAGGGGCCCTGCGCCTACAGTCCCAAATCCCGGTTAGGGAGCAAAGTGGTCAAGATCTACCAGGTCAAGGCCGGCAAGATCGTGCCGATTACGGATTGGCGGGAAGCTCCCAATGCCGTCGGCCTTCACAGTTTCAAATAATAAAAAAGGAGGCTCATGATGAAAGCACTGAAAATCGTCACACTGACACTGATTTTGCCGGGCCTGGTCCTGGGCGCCCTCTCATGGGCGGGAACGGCATCTGCTGCAGATGCCTCCCTTGAGGTGGTTCCTGCGGAGACCTTTCTCTCCCCGGCCCTGATCAAACAGCCTGTCTCCTTCAAGGGGAGCGGATTCGCACCCAATGAAATGATCACCATCGAAATGATCCTCCCGGAAGGGGTAGCGGTCAAGGGCGTCAACAAGGGAGAAGACGTGGGCATTGCTGTGGCCGACGCAGATGAAAAAGGTTCCTTTACCGCGGCCATGCAACCCACGGCGACCCTCAACTGGTTCTTTCAGGTCGGATGGACCCCGCTTCTGAAGCCTGACTTCAAGCAGGCGAAGCCACTCCCACCGGGCGACTACAAGATCCGGGCCACGGGGCTCGATTCCGATACGGTGGCCGTCTCAACCCTTAAAATCGTCCCCCCGCCCAAGAAGAAAGAATAGGGAATGCTGACGCTCA
This Deltaproteobacteria bacterium DNA region includes the following protein-coding sequences:
- a CDS encoding ABC transporter substrate-binding protein → MGKRLGMFLTVVLIISLGVAGLTGFASAKEVAYLSLADYTGPIAGLNVPADMGLEDFIKEVNAKGGVDGVTIKFIGIDTRYDVARAVSAYKRYRRTPRLLMVNSISTGIGKAVARLIERDKRAQLVPGDGEFQAHIGRTFLWGPAYQDAFAATLDWILDDWKKKGKSGPPVVGYISWDNPFGREHLRGGKEYAEQIGIKLLPPEFFPPGTLKHDVYLTRLANAGANYIHTGGVDPTPTNVIRDGFGLGLTKTIQFTTDYWGPTALGIGVHAEALEGTVITSFFQRGEDARNNAFVTDQWKKYRGSMDKFNEVYGMGMSWGMTYVAGLEKALKAAGYDKLEADDMYKAYQKLTGMEKNGIQGPCAYSPKSRLGSKVVKIYQVKAGKIVPITDWREAPNAVGLHSFK